A section of the Rossellomorea marisflavi genome encodes:
- a CDS encoding response regulator transcription factor, giving the protein MGTKQMSKRILIVDDEKEIADLLEDFLTVEGFDVSKAFNAKEAREHLQRGEIFLVLLDIMMPDDSGFTLCKEIRRTSSIPILFLSALDDDTSKIRGLSIGADDYIVKNASPGEIVARVKAVERRIGPSLSSTLSYAGVSLHTDSRTFQVGNERVNLTGKEYELMHLFLEGPNQVYTYEQILERIWGYEGGDFHTVRVHVAKLREKVQEKTSRFQISTVWGVGYKAEELIHA; this is encoded by the coding sequence ATGGGAACGAAACAGATGAGTAAACGGATATTGATTGTAGATGATGAAAAAGAGATTGCAGACCTCTTGGAAGACTTTCTTACGGTGGAGGGATTCGATGTCTCGAAGGCCTTCAACGCAAAGGAAGCAAGGGAGCACCTTCAAAGAGGAGAGATTTTTCTGGTTTTGCTGGATATCATGATGCCGGACGATTCTGGCTTTACCCTCTGCAAGGAGATCCGCCGGACATCGTCCATCCCCATTCTCTTCCTGAGTGCCTTGGATGATGATACAAGTAAGATCAGGGGACTCAGCATCGGGGCGGATGATTATATTGTCAAAAACGCTTCCCCCGGAGAAATCGTGGCCCGGGTCAAGGCAGTGGAGCGGAGGATCGGACCCAGCCTTTCTTCGACCTTGTCCTATGCAGGTGTCTCCCTCCATACTGATTCACGTACATTCCAAGTCGGGAACGAACGGGTAAATCTGACGGGGAAGGAGTATGAGCTCATGCATCTCTTCCTGGAGGGGCCCAATCAGGTTTACACCTATGAACAGATCCTGGAGAGGATTTGGGGGTATGAAGGAGGGGACTTCCACACTGTCAGGGTCCATGTTGCCAAGCTGAGGGAAAAGGTCCAGGAAAAGACGTCACGCTTCCAGATTTCAACGGTATGGGGAGTCGGGTACAAAGCGGAGGAGCTGATCCATGCGTAA
- a CDS encoding sensor histidine kinase: MRKEALSIKQWLLLFLLLFMVLPLLATRGVVYLYEDWHASEAETFLPSLEPWVNEDVLSKSDLWKDIGWQEEMEMEAKEKEVELKIFDGEDKLLFSNMKQGGSQGPSFLEEYPLMDGQERQGTVYVKDMRSPVKPDQPSWLGYLVNEWGGGFIFLAVFALILLIGSRFIRKKILLPVKELKEAAELISTRQFHSQLPTTPVKELNDLSRSISTMQMKLEESTTRQAQMEEERKMFISSIIHDLRTPLFSIRGYLEGILKGVADTPQKRMNYVDISYRKANVLNQLIDELHTYTKMNLLDAKLSLQQVDMADLAQELVTSLLPLAEEKDQVLSIRVEGDFITDADPFLFSRALENIIGNAIRYTPSRGEVTVTVKASSIAVEDNGEGIPPHEIHSIFQPLYRGEHSRNRETGGSGLGLAIAKQIVERHGGQIEVESCMGKGSTFIIRL; encoded by the coding sequence ATGCGTAAGGAGGCCCTTTCAATCAAACAATGGCTCTTGCTCTTCCTTCTTCTCTTCATGGTTCTCCCTTTATTGGCGACAAGGGGAGTCGTATACCTTTATGAGGATTGGCATGCGTCAGAGGCCGAAACGTTCCTTCCAAGCCTGGAGCCCTGGGTGAACGAAGACGTCCTCTCAAAGTCTGACCTGTGGAAAGACATCGGGTGGCAAGAAGAGATGGAGATGGAAGCTAAGGAGAAAGAAGTCGAACTGAAGATCTTTGACGGTGAGGACAAACTCTTATTCTCTAACATGAAGCAAGGGGGGAGCCAGGGCCCATCCTTTCTTGAGGAATATCCGCTGATGGATGGTCAGGAACGGCAAGGAACGGTCTACGTCAAAGATATGAGGAGTCCCGTCAAGCCGGATCAACCTTCTTGGCTTGGTTATCTCGTTAATGAATGGGGTGGCGGGTTCATCTTTCTTGCGGTATTCGCCCTCATTCTTCTTATCGGTTCACGCTTCATCAGGAAGAAGATCCTCCTGCCCGTAAAAGAACTGAAGGAGGCAGCGGAACTCATCAGCACAAGGCAGTTCCATTCGCAGCTGCCCACGACCCCGGTCAAGGAACTGAATGACCTGTCACGGTCCATCTCCACCATGCAAATGAAACTGGAGGAATCCACGACCCGTCAGGCTCAGATGGAGGAGGAAAGAAAGATGTTCATCTCCTCCATCATCCATGATCTCCGGACCCCGCTTTTCTCGATCAGGGGATACTTGGAAGGCATTCTAAAGGGAGTGGCCGATACGCCGCAGAAGAGGATGAACTATGTCGACATCAGCTATCGGAAGGCAAACGTCCTCAATCAGCTTATTGACGAGCTCCATACGTACACGAAGATGAATTTGCTCGATGCCAAGCTTTCTCTTCAACAGGTGGATATGGCCGACCTTGCACAAGAACTTGTGACCAGTCTCCTTCCCCTGGCGGAGGAGAAAGATCAGGTGTTATCGATAAGAGTTGAAGGGGATTTTATAACCGATGCAGATCCTTTCCTTTTCTCACGAGCTCTTGAAAACATCATCGGCAATGCCATCCGGTACACGCCGTCACGAGGGGAAGTGACGGTGACTGTCAAAGCATCCAGCATTGCTGTGGAGGACAACGGAGAAGGCATCCCTCCTCACGAAATCCACTCCATCTTCCAGCCCTTATATCGCGGGGAACATTCCCGTAACAGGGAGACAGGGGGAAGCGGACTCGGACTCGCCATTGCCAAGCAAATCGTGGAACGCCATGGGGGACAGATCGAGGTGGAGAGCTGTATGGGGAAAGGATCGACATTCATTATCCGATTATAG
- a CDS encoding VOC family protein: MGFQFDHLVHFVKSPEETREEVIRAGIHAVEGGRHENHGTYNALGYFGLSYIEWIGVFDQGLAESASAVPYSLRETFRHDGYKEGLSRVALRSKDLEQDAERFRELGLDVHGPNPMSRKRPDGSVVSWKLLHVGDPEGGPELPFFIQWDEGDAERERDLEERGVVSAHPGGELTLEAVGFAVKDLGAVSRWADILDLPITEEFEDESLQAKGKGLKLQGGNLVFYTPTGKGIVQNVLDERGEKPFQVLFQGNESRTQRIREGDYRFKVKEEAK, from the coding sequence ATGGGATTTCAATTTGATCATTTGGTCCATTTCGTCAAAAGTCCTGAAGAGACCCGGGAAGAAGTCATTCGCGCCGGGATCCATGCAGTCGAAGGAGGAAGGCACGAAAACCATGGTACGTACAATGCCCTCGGGTATTTTGGGTTGAGTTACATCGAATGGATCGGTGTATTCGATCAGGGACTGGCAGAGTCTGCCTCAGCGGTTCCTTACAGTCTGCGCGAAACGTTCCGGCATGACGGATACAAGGAAGGATTGTCACGGGTTGCATTGAGGTCGAAAGATTTGGAGCAGGATGCAGAACGTTTCAGAGAACTCGGTCTTGATGTACATGGACCGAACCCGATGAGCAGGAAACGTCCTGATGGGAGCGTCGTGAGTTGGAAGCTGCTGCATGTAGGAGATCCTGAAGGGGGACCTGAATTGCCCTTCTTCATTCAATGGGATGAAGGCGATGCAGAGCGGGAGCGTGACCTTGAAGAGCGCGGTGTCGTCTCGGCGCATCCTGGAGGGGAACTGACGCTCGAAGCTGTCGGATTCGCCGTGAAGGATCTCGGGGCAGTCTCACGCTGGGCCGACATCCTGGACCTTCCCATAACAGAGGAATTTGAAGACGAGTCCCTGCAGGCAAAGGGAAAGGGCCTGAAGTTGCAAGGAGGCAACCTCGTATTCTATACACCAACCGGGAAAGGCATAGTACAGAACGTGCTCGACGAACGGGGAGAGAAGCCGTTCCAGGTCCTGTTTCAAGGAAATGAATCCCGAACACAAAGAATTCGCGAAGGTGATTATCGATTCAAGGTAAAGGAGGAAGCCAAATGA
- a CDS encoding aliphatic sulfonate ABC transporter substrate-binding protein: MKKYSVIAIMISIFLLLAGCSGSSSSAEKKDSKVIKIGYQKGNTINILKESGFLEEALKEEGYKVEWKLFTHGGTLLEGIYSNAIDFGHAADGSGIFAQASGKPLVYVGADAPNPEGVGLMVRTDSGINSIEELKGKKVGVLKGGNHHYLAILALESVGLTADDVQWVYPEDAAQGRSLIETKQVDALASYDPFFAGIETELDVKTLTENKDYDYPNRTFYYSTPEFAEDHPELVDVIIKAIDKSDQWANENKDEVTDLLSKALGIDESIISKAVERRTYGATGITQEIIDAQQRQADKYYEIGLIPKELDVSKDMPIK, encoded by the coding sequence ATGAAAAAGTACAGTGTCATAGCCATCATGATCTCGATCTTTCTCCTATTGGCAGGATGCAGCGGTTCATCATCGAGTGCGGAGAAGAAGGACTCGAAGGTGATCAAGATTGGGTATCAAAAGGGGAATACGATCAACATCCTGAAAGAAAGCGGGTTCCTGGAAGAAGCCCTGAAGGAAGAAGGATACAAAGTGGAATGGAAGCTCTTCACCCATGGCGGAACCCTTCTTGAAGGAATCTATTCAAACGCCATCGATTTTGGTCATGCTGCAGATGGGTCGGGGATCTTTGCCCAGGCTTCGGGTAAACCCCTTGTGTATGTAGGGGCGGATGCCCCCAATCCGGAAGGTGTAGGGCTCATGGTCAGGACCGACTCTGGAATCAATTCCATAGAAGAGCTGAAAGGCAAAAAGGTTGGGGTATTGAAGGGTGGAAACCATCACTATCTTGCCATTCTTGCCCTCGAATCCGTCGGACTGACGGCTGACGATGTTCAATGGGTGTACCCGGAAGATGCGGCGCAGGGCCGTTCCCTCATTGAGACGAAACAGGTGGACGCCCTTGCTTCCTATGACCCATTCTTCGCCGGCATCGAAACCGAACTGGACGTGAAGACCCTGACGGAAAATAAGGATTATGATTATCCGAATCGCACATTCTACTACTCTACTCCTGAATTCGCCGAAGACCATCCGGAGCTCGTGGACGTCATCATAAAAGCCATCGACAAATCCGATCAGTGGGCGAACGAAAACAAAGACGAAGTAACGGATCTTCTTTCCAAAGCGCTCGGAATCGATGAGAGCATCATTTCCAAAGCGGTTGAACGCCGAACATACGGTGCCACGGGCATTACACAGGAAATCATCGATGCCCAGCAGAGGCAGGCTGATAAATACTACGAAATCGGCTTGATTCCAAAAGAACTGGATGTATCAAAAGATATGCCGATCAAGTAA
- a CDS encoding ABC transporter permease subunit, which translates to MKKNNWFHSVQPWIIPILLLALWELVSSLEIVSPSLFPSPVAVVVSGWELAVSGELSTHILASLSRAAIGMLIGGVIGFVLGILNGLSDVSFRLTDTTIQMIRNIPHLALLPLVIVWLGIDESAKIFLVILGVMFPVYINTYHGIRTVDPNFIEMGRMYNLKGWQLFKHILFPWALPSIFVGLRYALGVMWLTLIVAETIPTEQGIGYLATNAREFMQTDIIILSIVIYALLGKLADIVAQVGEKKALKWNESYVKS; encoded by the coding sequence TTGAAGAAGAATAATTGGTTCCATTCCGTCCAGCCGTGGATCATCCCGATCCTTCTCTTGGCCCTATGGGAGCTTGTGTCATCACTTGAAATTGTCTCCCCGTCCCTTTTCCCGTCCCCTGTTGCCGTAGTAGTGAGCGGATGGGAGCTTGCGGTATCGGGAGAACTCTCCACACATATACTCGCAAGCCTGTCGCGTGCGGCCATCGGAATGCTGATCGGCGGTGTGATCGGGTTCGTCCTTGGCATCCTGAATGGACTGTCGGATGTTTCCTTCCGCCTGACGGATACAACCATCCAAATGATCCGGAATATCCCCCATCTTGCCCTGTTGCCCCTGGTGATTGTATGGCTCGGGATCGATGAGAGCGCGAAGATCTTCCTGGTGATCCTTGGGGTGATGTTCCCTGTTTATATCAACACGTATCATGGCATCCGGACCGTGGATCCGAACTTTATCGAGATGGGCAGGATGTATAACCTGAAGGGCTGGCAGTTGTTCAAACATATCCTTTTCCCTTGGGCTCTCCCATCCATCTTTGTAGGCCTCCGCTATGCCCTAGGCGTGATGTGGCTTACATTGATTGTGGCAGAAACCATACCGACGGAGCAGGGGATCGGCTATCTGGCAACGAACGCACGGGAGTTCATGCAGACGGATATTATCATCCTGAGCATCGTCATCTACGCCCTCCTCGGAAAACTGGCCGACATCGTCGCTCAAGTCGGCGAGAAGAAGGCACTGAAGTGGAACGAAAGCTATGTGAAATCATAG
- a CDS encoding ATP-binding cassette domain-containing protein, with the protein MSNLETKRNSQPVRIDLVGAGKQFGDKEVLKNIELTVEKNEFVAIIGKSGSGKSTLLRLVAGLESLSDGELLFNGKPAGEDASKITMMYQDSRLLPWKTVIQNVGLGLKGDWKARAESVLEAVGLLSYKDQWPSKLSGGQKQRVALARALIHEPSLLLLDEPLSALDAFTKLEMQNLVETIWQGVGFTALLVTHDVREAIRLADRIVLIEDGRIALNVPVNAARPRQVSSPELVALEERVLYAIMKEAPPVQEKKFKTI; encoded by the coding sequence ATGTCCAATCTGGAAACAAAACGCAACAGCCAGCCGGTCCGGATCGACCTGGTCGGTGCCGGTAAACAATTCGGCGATAAGGAAGTGTTGAAAAACATAGAGCTCACGGTGGAGAAAAATGAATTCGTAGCCATTATCGGAAAGAGCGGTAGCGGAAAGAGTACGCTGCTCCGCCTGGTGGCTGGACTTGAATCATTGTCCGATGGTGAACTGCTTTTCAACGGGAAGCCTGCGGGTGAAGATGCGTCCAAGATCACGATGATGTATCAGGATTCCAGGCTGCTTCCATGGAAGACGGTCATCCAGAACGTCGGTCTCGGCCTGAAAGGGGACTGGAAGGCCAGGGCGGAAAGCGTACTTGAGGCAGTTGGACTCCTGTCCTACAAGGATCAATGGCCATCCAAGCTTTCCGGAGGACAGAAGCAGCGCGTCGCCTTGGCCCGCGCCCTTATCCATGAACCGTCCCTCCTTCTATTGGATGAACCGCTCAGTGCCCTCGACGCCTTCACGAAGCTTGAGATGCAGAACCTCGTGGAGACAATCTGGCAGGGGGTAGGATTCACTGCGCTCCTGGTCACGCATGATGTACGGGAAGCCATCCGCCTCGCAGATCGGATCGTTCTGATCGAGGACGGGCGAATCGCGTTGAATGTTCCGGTCAACGCTGCAAGACCAAGGCAGGTCTCATCACCGGAACTCGTCGCTTTGGAGGAAAGGGTGCTGTATGCCATCATGAAAGAAGCACCGCCCGTACAAGAAAAGAAGTTCAAGACCATCTGA
- a CDS encoding ROK family protein — MLGAIEAGGTKFVCAVGDEQGTIIDRVQIPTTLPEETIPKVIEFFRKHPVKAIGIGSFGPIDVNRESASYGNVTSTPKVGWKDYPFVQAIKEAIPVPVGFNTDVNAAALGEATFGAAKGLDSCLYITVGTGIGAGAVVQGKLLQGLSHPEMGHILIRRHEDDAYEGKCPYHKDCLEGLAAGPAIEARWGVKGDQLVDKGEVWEMEGYYIAQALMQYIVIISPKKIILGGGVMKQKQIFPIIYKHLEKMINGYVDLPPLEDYIVSPGLGDNAGITGSLMLAQEAYEDEINRETTRV, encoded by the coding sequence ATGCTAGGTGCAATTGAAGCTGGCGGTACGAAGTTTGTCTGTGCTGTAGGCGATGAACAGGGAACCATCATCGACAGGGTCCAGATCCCGACGACCCTTCCAGAAGAAACGATTCCGAAGGTCATTGAGTTTTTCAGAAAACATCCCGTCAAGGCGATCGGCATCGGATCATTCGGACCGATTGACGTGAATAGAGAAAGCGCTTCATACGGAAATGTCACATCCACGCCTAAGGTCGGGTGGAAGGACTATCCGTTCGTTCAAGCGATCAAGGAAGCCATTCCCGTTCCGGTCGGATTCAATACGGATGTAAACGCCGCAGCCCTTGGGGAGGCAACATTCGGCGCAGCCAAAGGCCTCGACAGCTGCCTTTATATCACGGTCGGCACGGGTATCGGTGCCGGTGCCGTCGTCCAAGGGAAACTCCTCCAGGGACTTTCCCATCCTGAAATGGGCCATATCCTCATTCGCCGTCATGAAGATGATGCATATGAAGGCAAATGCCCGTATCATAAGGATTGTCTTGAAGGACTGGCAGCAGGTCCGGCCATCGAAGCAAGATGGGGTGTCAAAGGCGACCAGCTCGTGGACAAAGGGGAAGTATGGGAGATGGAAGGCTACTACATCGCCCAGGCCCTCATGCAGTATATCGTCATCATCTCACCGAAGAAGATCATCCTAGGTGGGGGCGTGATGAAGCAGAAGCAAATCTTCCCGATCATCTACAAGCATCTGGAGAAGATGATTAATGGATACGTCGACCTTCCGCCGCTTGAAGACTATATCGTCTCACCAGGTCTTGGGGATAATGCCGGTATTACCGGGTCTCTCATGCTTGCACAGGAAGCGTATGAAGATGAAATCAACAGGGAAACAACACGGGTATAA
- a CDS encoding bifunctional 4-hydroxy-2-oxoglutarate aldolase/2-dehydro-3-deoxy-phosphogluconate aldolase, producing MRKIEVLNGIKECGVVAVVRADSKEQAIVISDACVSGGIKGIEVTFTVDGAAEVIKELSSIYEGTDVLIGAGTVLDAQTARIAILAGADFVVSPSFDEATAKLCNLYQVPYMPGCMTITEMKTALESGVDIIKLFPGSAYGPDFIKGIKAPLPQVNIMPTGGVSLGNVAEWIRNGCVAVGVGGSLLEPAKTGDFEKITEYAKEYILKVKEARGGSYEGTHVR from the coding sequence ATGAGAAAAATTGAAGTATTGAATGGAATCAAAGAATGCGGCGTCGTCGCCGTCGTGCGGGCAGACAGCAAAGAACAAGCCATCGTCATCTCCGACGCATGCGTCAGCGGAGGAATCAAAGGAATCGAAGTCACTTTCACAGTGGACGGAGCCGCAGAAGTCATCAAAGAACTGAGCTCCATCTACGAAGGAACCGACGTCCTCATCGGCGCAGGAACCGTCCTCGACGCCCAGACCGCTCGGATTGCCATCCTCGCCGGAGCCGATTTCGTCGTAAGCCCAAGCTTCGATGAAGCAACCGCCAAACTATGCAATCTGTATCAGGTGCCCTACATGCCGGGCTGCATGACCATCACTGAAATGAAGACAGCCCTCGAAAGCGGAGTTGACATCATCAAGCTATTCCCGGGAAGTGCTTATGGCCCCGACTTCATCAAAGGCATCAAGGCGCCTCTTCCCCAGGTGAACATCATGCCGACCGGTGGGGTGAGCCTTGGAAATGTAGCAGAGTGGATCAGGAACGGCTGCGTGGCTGTCGGTGTGGGAGGAAGCCTCCTCGAGCCTGCCAAGACCGGTGACTTCGAGAAAATCACGGAGTACGCGAAAGAATATATCCTGAAGGTCAAAGAAGCAAGGGGAGGATCGTATGAAGGTACTCACGTTCGGTGA
- a CDS encoding sugar kinase, producing the protein MKVLTFGEIMLRLSTGEGERLIRAGSLQMNYGGAEANVAVSLAHFGHDVHYVSKIPAHPIGEAVKHHLRSHGVSTDLILQGGDRLGTYYLESGVGERSAKVIYDRKYSSFSHLSTGEIDWDHTLYGVGLLHVSGITLALSEELRTITLQALQKAKERGITTSFDFNYRASLWSQREASLAYKPLLPYVDIAFFGELDAVHLLGLERKDPALPREERLLQYYKEMEREYPNIRHMASTFRDVKSSTVNDLQGNYYVHGMLHQSKLHHIAPIVDRVGGGDAFAAGIIHGILKGNDPDGIAAFATGASALKHTVRGDSSLFTEEEVRQFIDSGSGTIVR; encoded by the coding sequence ATGAAGGTACTCACGTTCGGTGAAATCATGCTTCGATTATCCACCGGTGAAGGGGAGCGGCTGATTCGTGCAGGTTCCCTTCAGATGAACTACGGTGGGGCCGAGGCCAATGTCGCCGTTTCCCTGGCCCACTTCGGGCATGACGTCCACTATGTGAGCAAGATTCCGGCACATCCCATCGGTGAAGCGGTCAAGCATCACCTCCGTTCCCATGGGGTGAGTACGGATTTGATCCTCCAGGGAGGGGATCGTCTCGGCACCTACTATCTGGAATCGGGTGTCGGGGAACGCAGTGCCAAGGTCATCTATGATCGCAAATACTCAAGTTTTTCCCATTTGTCCACAGGCGAAATCGATTGGGATCACACCCTTTACGGCGTCGGCCTCCTCCATGTATCAGGGATCACCCTTGCCCTCTCAGAGGAACTCAGGACAATTACATTGCAAGCGCTTCAAAAAGCAAAAGAACGAGGGATCACGACAAGCTTCGACTTTAACTACCGAGCAAGTCTCTGGAGCCAACGGGAAGCCTCCCTTGCGTATAAGCCACTGCTTCCATATGTGGATATCGCATTCTTCGGGGAACTGGATGCCGTACATCTCCTCGGTTTGGAGAGGAAAGATCCGGCACTTCCTCGCGAAGAGAGACTGCTTCAGTATTACAAGGAAATGGAAAGGGAGTATCCGAATATCCGCCATATGGCGTCGACATTCAGGGATGTCAAGTCCTCCACCGTCAATGACCTGCAGGGTAACTATTATGTTCACGGCATGCTCCATCAATCGAAGCTCCATCACATCGCTCCCATTGTGGATCGTGTCGGCGGGGGAGATGCCTTTGCTGCGGGGATCATTCATGGCATCCTGAAGGGAAATGATCCGGACGGGATTGCCGCCTTTGCCACGGGAGCATCAGCACTGAAACATACCGTACGAGGAGATAGTAGCCTTTTCACCGAAGAAGAGGTCCGTCAGTTTATAGATAGCGGATCCGGCACCATCGTCAGATAG
- the kduI gene encoding 5-dehydro-4-deoxy-D-glucuronate isomerase, which translates to METRYANHPEEIKRYNTEELRKHFLKETLFEAGQVHLTYTHVDRMIFGGVTPADQELTIKLDKELGVNYFLERRELGIINIGGEGSVILDGEEYSMIRYDGLYVGKGTEQVLFRSKDPKNPAKFYINSTPAHHKYPTVKIDINEIKPLEMGEQGTLNERKIHQYIHPNVCESCQLQMGLTMLSPGSVWNTMPCHTHERRMEVYLYFDMEPDTRVFHFMGQPDETRHLVMKNEQAAISPSWSIHTGTATSNYTFIWGMCGENITYDDMDHIKMEDLR; encoded by the coding sequence ATGGAAACACGTTATGCCAACCATCCCGAGGAAATCAAACGCTACAATACCGAGGAACTGCGGAAGCACTTTTTGAAAGAGACCCTGTTTGAAGCCGGTCAGGTTCACCTCACTTATACGCATGTGGATCGCATGATCTTCGGCGGTGTGACACCTGCCGATCAGGAGCTGACAATCAAGCTCGATAAGGAACTTGGAGTGAACTACTTCCTTGAGCGCCGCGAGCTCGGCATCATCAATATCGGCGGCGAAGGAAGCGTCATCCTTGATGGGGAAGAGTATTCCATGATCCGCTATGACGGACTGTACGTCGGGAAAGGGACGGAGCAGGTTCTCTTCCGTTCGAAGGATCCGAAGAATCCGGCAAAGTTCTATATCAATTCAACTCCTGCCCACCACAAATATCCGACGGTGAAGATCGATATCAATGAAATCAAACCGCTTGAAATGGGTGAACAGGGGACCCTCAACGAACGTAAGATCCACCAGTATATCCATCCGAACGTATGCGAGAGCTGCCAGCTCCAAATGGGGCTCACGATGCTGTCACCGGGAAGCGTATGGAACACGATGCCTTGCCACACGCATGAGCGCCGCATGGAAGTGTATTTGTACTTTGATATGGAGCCGGATACAAGGGTGTTCCATTTCATGGGTCAGCCGGATGAGACACGCCACCTTGTGATGAAGAACGAGCAGGCCGCGATTTCGCCGAGCTGGTCGATCCATACGGGTACGGCGACAAGCAACTACACGTTCATCTGGGGCATGTGTGGAGAAAACATCACCTATGACGACATGGACCATATCAAGATGGAAGACTTACGATAA
- a CDS encoding sugar phosphate isomerase/epimerase family protein codes for MNIGMRAHDIEKRPLPELVEELGYKGVACVQFALAKSLDVPSHHGALSPGFGRYVKNAFDARGIQIAVLGCYFNMIDPDHTERRKGMDRFKEHLRYARDFGCSIVATETGNVHSKMGYTTDNFHEAPFQDVVRSVREMVAEAEKFGVIVGIEAGVNHPIHTVEKMKRLLDAVDSHNLQVVFDPMNLMTLENYQEQEKVFEEAMEAFGHRIAIFHAKDFKVEDGVLSTAPVGTGLMNYDWLFGWLKANKPYINIIMEETVEPYIDDSLAFLKNKYEQA; via the coding sequence ATGAACATCGGGATGAGAGCACACGATATCGAGAAGCGTCCGCTACCGGAACTCGTGGAGGAGCTTGGGTACAAGGGGGTAGCCTGCGTGCAGTTCGCCCTGGCGAAATCCCTTGATGTCCCGTCTCACCACGGAGCACTGAGCCCTGGATTCGGAAGGTATGTGAAGAATGCATTCGACGCCCGCGGGATCCAGATCGCCGTCCTCGGATGCTACTTCAATATGATCGACCCCGATCATACGGAGAGGCGAAAAGGAATGGACCGGTTCAAGGAGCATCTTCGCTATGCCCGGGACTTCGGCTGCAGCATCGTAGCGACGGAGACGGGGAACGTCCACTCCAAGATGGGGTATACGACGGATAATTTTCATGAAGCGCCTTTCCAGGATGTGGTGAGGAGCGTCAGGGAAATGGTGGCGGAAGCTGAGAAATTCGGAGTCATCGTCGGGATCGAGGCGGGTGTCAACCATCCGATCCATACGGTGGAGAAGATGAAACGGCTGCTCGATGCGGTCGATTCACATAATCTGCAGGTCGTCTTCGATCCCATGAACCTCATGACACTCGAGAATTATCAAGAGCAGGAGAAGGTGTTCGAAGAAGCGATGGAGGCATTCGGCCACAGGATTGCCATCTTCCACGCGAAGGATTTCAAGGTCGAGGATGGGGTCCTCAGTACGGCTCCGGTCGGGACCGGTTTGATGAATTATGACTGGCTCTTTGGTTGGTTGAAGGCAAACAAGCCCTACATCAATATCATCATGGAAGAAACGGTGGAGCCGTATATCGATGATAGTCTGGCATTTTTAAAGAATAAGTATGAGCAGGCCTAA
- the kduD gene encoding 2-dehydro-3-deoxy-D-gluconate 5-dehydrogenase KduD: MTGLFSLEGKVALVTGASRGLGQGMAVGLAEAGAVVIGAGVSAMSETREKIEGLGGVFHEVKVDLSEKGAASKLAEEALAKEGRIDILVNNSGIIRREDAENFQDEDWFDVINVNQHAVFQLCREVGKQMIEKGSGKIINIASMLSFQGGLRVPAYTASKHAVAGLTKSFANEWGKKGVNVNAIAPGYFETDNTAQLRGNAERSASITSRIPQGRWGRPEDLKGAVVFLASDASNYVNGHILCVDGGWMSS; encoded by the coding sequence ATGACAGGATTGTTTTCATTGGAAGGGAAAGTCGCCCTTGTCACGGGTGCGAGCCGTGGACTCGGTCAGGGTATGGCCGTCGGACTGGCGGAAGCAGGAGCCGTCGTCATTGGCGCGGGCGTGAGTGCGATGAGTGAAACGCGCGAGAAGATTGAAGGACTTGGCGGGGTGTTCCATGAAGTGAAGGTCGATCTTTCGGAGAAGGGTGCTGCGTCCAAGCTTGCTGAGGAAGCTCTTGCCAAGGAAGGACGCATCGATATCCTCGTCAATAATTCAGGCATCATCCGACGTGAAGATGCGGAGAATTTCCAGGATGAAGACTGGTTTGACGTCATCAATGTGAACCAGCATGCTGTGTTCCAGCTTTGTCGTGAAGTCGGCAAGCAGATGATCGAGAAGGGGAGCGGGAAGATCATCAATATCGCGTCCATGCTGTCCTTCCAGGGTGGCCTGCGCGTTCCTGCATACACGGCAAGTAAACATGCGGTTGCAGGACTGACGAAGTCATTTGCCAACGAGTGGGGCAAGAAGGGCGTCAATGTGAATGCCATCGCCCCCGGTTACTTCGAGACGGATAACACAGCGCAGCTGCGCGGGAACGCTGAGCGGAGTGCTTCAATCACGTCACGCATTCCTCAGGGGCGCTGGGGTCGTCCCGAGGATCTCAAGGGAGCCGTTGTCTTCCTGGCATCGGATGCATCCAATTACGTGAACGGCCATATCCTCTGTGTCGATGGTGGATGGATGAGCTCATAA